One Gordonia mangrovi genomic region harbors:
- the hpf gene encoding ribosome hibernation-promoting factor, HPF/YfiA family, with protein sequence MSTVIHRKGHRESKVGDRAPESTTDNQKNAGPPTDAAFDPSFAFVRPAGTVAADEPAEPTAKVDISGRHVEIPDHYRIYVGDKLARLERFDPSIFRFDVELNHERNRRQSKVCQQVEITAVGKGPKARAQACGENFYAALEAALDKLESRLRRVKDRRRVSYGNRRPLSVAEATEIGAPPLRDGQLSAQPETDDDAAADEWDDGVELHEPGQVVRVKEHEAVPMSVDDALYEMELVGHDFFLFHDKETDRPSVVYRRHAFDYGLIRLA encoded by the coding sequence ATGTCAACAGTCATTCACCGAAAAGGCCATCGCGAGTCGAAGGTCGGTGATCGAGCCCCCGAATCCACCACGGACAACCAGAAGAATGCCGGCCCGCCCACCGACGCGGCCTTCGATCCCAGTTTTGCCTTCGTTCGACCTGCCGGCACCGTCGCCGCCGACGAGCCCGCCGAACCCACCGCCAAGGTCGACATCAGTGGACGCCACGTCGAGATCCCCGACCACTACCGGATCTACGTCGGCGACAAGCTCGCCCGACTCGAACGCTTTGATCCGTCCATCTTCCGTTTCGACGTCGAACTGAACCACGAACGCAACCGACGGCAGTCCAAGGTCTGTCAACAGGTCGAGATCACCGCGGTCGGCAAGGGACCCAAGGCCCGCGCCCAGGCGTGTGGCGAGAACTTCTACGCCGCACTCGAGGCCGCGCTGGACAAACTGGAATCCCGACTTCGTCGGGTGAAGGATCGCCGGCGGGTGTCCTATGGCAACCGCCGCCCCCTGTCGGTGGCCGAGGCCACCGAGATCGGCGCGCCCCCGCTTCGTGACGGCCAGCTCAGTGCCCAACCCGAAACGGACGACGACGCAGCCGCCGACGAGTGGGATGACGGCGTCGAACTGCACGAACCCGGTCAGGTCGTCCGCGTCAAAGAGCACGAGGCGGTCCCGATGTCGGTCGACGACGCGCTCTACGAGATGGAACTCGTCGGGCACGACTTTTTCTTGTTCCACGACAAGGAGACCGACCGGCCATCGGTGGTCTATCGGCGTCATGCCTTCGACTATGGGTTGATCAGGCTCGCGTGA
- a CDS encoding fatty acid desaturase family protein has translation MAITDIPEYAHLTDADVAALGRELDAIRVDIEADRGERDARYIRNTIRFQRGMELLGRGLIFGSTKRSAWWAGAGALGVAKIVENMELGHNVMHGQWDWMNDPEVHSTTWEWDNTDPSAHWKHTHNYIHHKYTNVLGMDDDVGYGLLRVTRDQRWRPFYLGNLAYNTLLALLFEYGVAVQHLELGKKRRTPEAKEQFQRDLADVGKKIGKQVAKDYVVYPAMVSAATGHRTGYVRTFGKAASANLMANVIRNVWTNAVIFCGHFPDGAEKFTKQDVDSETQAEWYLRQMLGSANFRSGPVLGFMSGNLSYQIEHHIFPDLPSNRLPEISVRVQELCAKYDLPYTTGSLPVQYAKAWRTIAKLSLPNKYLTATVDDAPETASERRFKSDLADGTRLQATVDPVSGRRSGLRTAIAALRTRGRRKRATAASAAAVSQRRAA, from the coding sequence ATGGCGATCACCGACATCCCCGAGTACGCCCATCTGACCGACGCCGACGTCGCTGCGCTCGGGCGTGAGCTCGACGCCATCCGCGTCGATATCGAGGCCGATCGCGGGGAACGCGACGCCCGCTACATCCGCAACACGATCCGTTTCCAACGCGGTATGGAGCTGCTCGGACGCGGTCTGATCTTCGGCTCGACCAAGCGATCGGCGTGGTGGGCGGGCGCCGGTGCGCTGGGTGTCGCCAAGATCGTCGAGAACATGGAACTCGGCCACAACGTCATGCACGGTCAGTGGGACTGGATGAACGACCCCGAGGTGCATTCGACCACCTGGGAGTGGGACAACACCGATCCGTCGGCGCACTGGAAGCACACCCACAACTACATCCATCACAAGTACACGAATGTGCTCGGCATGGATGACGACGTGGGCTATGGCCTGCTGCGCGTGACGCGCGATCAGCGTTGGCGGCCGTTCTATCTGGGAAACCTGGCCTACAACACGCTGCTCGCGTTGCTCTTCGAATACGGTGTCGCCGTTCAGCACCTGGAGTTGGGCAAGAAGCGGCGGACGCCGGAGGCCAAGGAGCAGTTCCAGCGCGACCTGGCCGACGTCGGCAAGAAGATCGGCAAGCAGGTCGCCAAGGACTACGTCGTGTACCCGGCGATGGTGAGTGCGGCCACGGGACATCGCACCGGCTACGTTCGTACCTTTGGCAAGGCCGCCTCGGCGAACCTGATGGCCAATGTGATCCGCAATGTGTGGACCAACGCGGTGATCTTCTGCGGGCACTTCCCGGACGGCGCGGAGAAATTCACCAAGCAGGACGTCGACAGTGAGACGCAGGCCGAGTGGTACCTGCGCCAGATGCTCGGCAGCGCCAACTTCCGGTCCGGTCCGGTGCTCGGCTTCATGAGCGGCAACCTGTCGTACCAGATCGAGCATCATATATTCCCGGACCTGCCGAGCAATCGACTGCCGGAGATCTCGGTGCGGGTGCAGGAGTTGTGCGCGAAGTACGACCTGCCCTACACCACGGGTTCGCTACCGGTGCAGTACGCGAAGGCGTGGCGGACGATCGCCAAACTGTCGCTGCCGAACAAATACTTGACGGCGACGGTCGACGACGCGCCGGAGACCGCATCCGAGCGCCGGTTCAAGTCCGACCTGGCCGACGGGACACGTCTGCAGGCCACGGTCGACCCGGTGAGCGGCCGTCGCAGCGGTTTGCGCACGGCGATCGCGGCTCTGC
- a CDS encoding Rv3235 family protein, whose translation MTRSEPAEPAVATVPPRRALSKATVDARRFAIRTITLVLEIVDRRRTVGQLDGFATAHLIDQVTALIRLTPPGVMSGDTATLRRVHVQMLGPGAAEIFGSYRRGERVRAFAARIEQLPCRVRTTTATVRPVLTRAVEYRWQLVAFTLV comes from the coding sequence GTGACGAGATCGGAACCTGCCGAACCCGCGGTCGCTACCGTACCGCCCCGGCGGGCGCTGTCGAAGGCGACCGTCGACGCCCGACGGTTCGCGATCCGCACGATCACGCTGGTGCTCGAGATCGTCGATCGCCGGCGCACTGTAGGGCAACTCGACGGTTTCGCGACTGCTCACCTCATCGATCAGGTCACCGCGCTCATCCGCCTGACACCTCCCGGCGTCATGAGTGGGGACACCGCCACGTTGCGGCGGGTGCATGTGCAGATGCTCGGTCCCGGCGCCGCCGAGATCTTCGGCAGCTATCGCCGCGGAGAACGCGTGCGGGCGTTTGCGGCGCGCATCGAACAACTGCCGTGCCGGGTGCGTACCACCACGGCCACTGTGCGTCCGGTACTCACCCGTGCCGTGGAATACCGTTGGCAACTGGTTGCTTTCACGCTCGTCTGA
- a CDS encoding ferredoxin reductase codes for MGWLERFEEPVAGVAARSRGAQWARAAVARITTPLLPDDYLHLANPLWSARELRGKVVSVTAETEDSATIRIRPGWGFSFDYQPGQYVGIGVLMEGRWTWRSYSLTSVPVTAGGRDDRIISITVKAMPEGFLSSHLVNGLRPGTVVRLAAPRGEFVLPAPLPAKVLFATAGSGITPIMAMLRTIRHRGQRTDIRLVHSAPSEGDLLFADELAALAADGLIDLHLQYTRTDGQLTADRFAEVVPDWRDRQTWACGPAGFLDSVQSMFAAAGVDDALHIERFALERGAVGARGGTVTFGRSGAKTPADGATTLLEAGESAGVLMPFGCRMGICQSCVVMLDQGCVRDLRSGVEHVEGERIQTCVSVAAGDCTLDV; via the coding sequence GTGGGCTGGCTCGAAAGGTTCGAGGAACCGGTGGCGGGTGTCGCGGCACGGAGTCGGGGTGCGCAGTGGGCGCGGGCCGCAGTCGCCCGGATCACCACGCCACTGCTGCCCGACGACTACCTGCATCTGGCCAATCCGCTCTGGTCGGCCCGCGAACTGCGCGGCAAGGTCGTCTCGGTGACCGCCGAGACCGAGGATTCGGCAACCATCCGCATCCGGCCCGGATGGGGGTTCTCGTTCGACTATCAGCCGGGACAGTATGTGGGCATCGGTGTCCTCATGGAAGGCCGGTGGACCTGGCGCTCGTACTCGCTGACGTCGGTACCGGTCACCGCCGGTGGTCGCGACGACCGGATCATCTCCATCACGGTGAAGGCGATGCCGGAGGGGTTTCTCTCCTCCCACTTGGTCAATGGCCTGCGACCGGGCACCGTCGTTCGACTCGCGGCGCCGCGCGGTGAGTTCGTGCTGCCTGCACCGCTGCCGGCAAAGGTCCTGTTCGCCACGGCCGGAAGCGGTATCACGCCGATCATGGCGATGCTGCGGACCATTCGGCACCGCGGGCAGCGCACCGACATCCGCCTGGTGCATTCGGCGCCGTCGGAGGGTGACCTGCTGTTCGCCGACGAACTCGCCGCGCTGGCCGCCGACGGCCTGATCGATCTGCACCTGCAGTACACCCGCACCGACGGTCAGCTCACAGCCGACCGGTTCGCCGAGGTGGTCCCTGATTGGCGTGACCGGCAGACCTGGGCCTGTGGTCCGGCAGGGTTCCTCGATTCTGTGCAGAGCATGTTCGCCGCCGCCGGTGTCGATGACGCACTGCACATCGAACGGTTTGCCCTCGAACGAGGCGCGGTCGGCGCCCGCGGCGGAACAGTCACCTTCGGTCGCTCGGGTGCGAAAACGCCGGCCGACGGGGCCACGACTCTGCTCGAGGCGGGCGAATCGGCCGGGGTGCTGATGCCGTTCGGATGCCGGATGGGCATCTGTCAGAGTTGCGTGGTCATGTTGGACCAGGGGTGTGTGCGCGACCTCCGGTCGGGTGTGGAGCACGTGGAGGGTGAGCGCATCCAGACCTGTGTCAGTGTCGCGGCGGGGGACTGCACGCTCGACGTGTGA
- a CDS encoding DUF6912 family protein, which translates to MRVYLPATLAMLMELNEVGEIRAIGGTGFALTPTLRESFVAGDDEELAEVAMREAARASLRLLAGEAPEPGDDAAEADLTADELTTAPGDTPRLPPRRVVVAADVADVALHPELDDAVVRINGPVPLRDIASVHVDVAEAEDKVRAAVVVIDAADLGDQDAELAVGDVEDFDLAWYATQELPFLLELL; encoded by the coding sequence ATGAGGGTGTACTTGCCGGCGACGCTGGCAATGCTGATGGAGCTCAACGAGGTCGGCGAGATCCGGGCGATCGGCGGTACCGGGTTCGCGCTGACCCCGACCTTGCGCGAGTCGTTTGTCGCCGGTGACGACGAGGAGCTCGCCGAGGTGGCGATGCGAGAGGCCGCGCGTGCCTCGTTGCGGCTGCTTGCGGGTGAGGCCCCCGAGCCCGGTGACGACGCCGCCGAGGCCGATCTGACGGCCGACGAACTCACGACCGCACCGGGCGACACCCCGAGACTTCCCCCGCGTCGCGTGGTGGTCGCCGCCGATGTCGCCGACGTGGCGTTGCATCCGGAACTCGACGACGCGGTGGTCCGCATCAACGGGCCGGTACCATTGCGCGACATCGCGTCGGTGCATGTCGACGTAGCCGAGGCCGAGGACAAGGTGCGCGCAGCGGTGGTGGTGATCGATGCCGCCGACCTCGGCGATCAGGACGCCGAACTCGCCGTCGGCGATGTGGAGGACTTCGACCTCGCCTGGTACGCCACCCAGGAGTTGCCCTTCCTGCTCGAACTCCTCTGA
- a CDS encoding GNAT family N-acetyltransferase produces MEVPVLSDDVVTLRAHSSADVERVVEYATDPLTMRWAKMPSPYGRADAERYIAGARAGWVSGDALTWAIEHEGRFVGSVDLTGSGRIVEIGFVLHPDARGQGLARRAIILAMEYAVAHRDVEVVRWQAEEGNLASLRTAHSCGFTLTAKIPDWLEMNSKVVDAWCAKWRAGDDFAPKSTWHATTFETERFRLRPLAETDDERIRQTLDDPISRKYLFGRPDPLLIEHAAAERTRKWWTAARGETCTWAVADLESDTYLGDISIFEINDVTGAEIGFYTHPDARGHGVLGETFPAAVRHCFDVLDIRRMTMFAADSNEGSKALARRAGLHEFGTQPLAAKSAGVLEDLVGYELLRDDA; encoded by the coding sequence ATGGAAGTTCCCGTCCTGTCCGACGACGTCGTCACGCTACGGGCACACTCGTCCGCGGACGTTGAGCGTGTGGTGGAATACGCCACCGACCCGCTGACTATGCGGTGGGCCAAGATGCCCTCGCCGTACGGTCGCGCCGATGCCGAACGATATATCGCCGGAGCGCGCGCCGGGTGGGTGTCCGGCGATGCGTTGACCTGGGCAATCGAGCACGAGGGCCGATTCGTCGGCAGTGTGGATCTGACCGGTTCGGGTCGCATCGTCGAGATCGGCTTCGTCCTGCATCCGGATGCCCGTGGCCAGGGTCTGGCCCGCCGGGCGATCATTCTCGCGATGGAGTACGCCGTCGCCCATCGCGATGTCGAGGTGGTGCGGTGGCAGGCCGAGGAGGGCAATCTCGCGAGTCTGCGTACCGCACACAGCTGCGGGTTCACCCTGACCGCCAAGATCCCCGACTGGCTCGAGATGAACAGCAAAGTCGTCGACGCGTGGTGCGCGAAATGGCGTGCCGGCGACGATTTCGCGCCGAAGTCGACGTGGCATGCCACGACATTCGAGACCGAGCGGTTCCGGTTGCGTCCGCTCGCCGAGACCGATGACGAGCGGATACGGCAGACCCTAGACGATCCGATATCGCGCAAATACCTGTTCGGACGACCCGATCCGCTGTTGATCGAGCACGCCGCCGCCGAACGCACCCGAAAGTGGTGGACGGCCGCGCGCGGGGAGACGTGTACCTGGGCGGTCGCCGACCTCGAGTCCGACACGTATCTGGGTGATATCTCGATCTTCGAGATCAACGACGTCACCGGGGCCGAGATCGGCTTCTACACCCATCCGGATGCCCGCGGGCACGGCGTCCTCGGGGAAACCTTCCCGGCAGCTGTCCGGCATTGTTTCGACGTCCTCGACATCCGCCGGATGACGATGTTCGCCGCCGACTCCAACGAGGGCAGCAAGGCGCTGGCCCGACGTGCCGGCCTGCACGAGTTCGGCACCCAACCGTTGGCTGCGAAATCGGCAGGAGTCCTCGAGGACCTCGTCGGCTACGAGTTGCTACGCGACGACGCCTGA
- a CDS encoding wax ester/triacylglycerol synthase domain-containing protein: protein MVNRLSPREAMFYFLDETGSTTHLGALLIVDAAESGPAVDATAVTTAPATSGAAGAQRRATSGSTKKPGSAKKSGGTKSRSTSGVTTPSLDYPSLVALVENRLQSIPRYRQVVREVTLGLARPVWVDDPDFDINFHIRRSGLPRPGDIAQLQDLIARVMSRPLDRTRPLWEMYLIEGLPDGKQAIFTKTHRCLVDDEAALEISEAICDDQPDVEPLAEDLWMPGAPPGSVSLALGAVAEAFSRPGDLVDSLVHGNSVVAEVRTTAEDVLRRVGSIVQQLSDSAPSSPLNTSTTSTRIFAVASVPRRGCAKIADRYDCTVNDVELAIISGVMRRWMLSFDESVSAADTVRVVLPLSARDPGVERRLDLAARWIAVGKPSFVTDLPVGEDNPAVRLAQVAGLANRYAQSSRRLSMGPQPILSELGVVPFPELSSRAFRSLNRRAYNVPIGMGTSPVADKFVRGCPVSEMYAIPTLMAQRALAISITDYRDNLQFAFIADRGVMNDLPAMTDYVTEAYEELLATK, encoded by the coding sequence GTGGTCAACCGTCTGTCCCCGCGCGAAGCGATGTTCTATTTCCTCGACGAGACGGGTTCGACGACTCACCTCGGAGCGTTGCTGATCGTCGATGCGGCGGAGTCGGGGCCTGCCGTCGACGCGACTGCGGTCACGACGGCACCGGCGACGTCCGGGGCTGCCGGTGCGCAGCGGAGAGCGACCTCCGGTTCGACGAAGAAACCTGGCTCCGCAAAGAAATCGGGGGGGACGAAAAGTCGCTCGACCAGCGGCGTCACCACCCCGAGCCTGGACTACCCGAGTCTTGTCGCGTTGGTGGAGAACCGTCTGCAGTCGATTCCGCGATACCGGCAGGTGGTGCGGGAGGTGACCCTCGGTCTGGCACGACCGGTCTGGGTCGATGACCCCGATTTCGACATCAACTTCCATATCCGACGCTCCGGACTGCCGCGCCCCGGGGACATCGCGCAGCTCCAAGACCTGATCGCCCGGGTCATGTCGCGGCCGCTGGACCGGACCAGACCGCTGTGGGAGATGTACCTGATCGAAGGCCTTCCTGACGGCAAGCAGGCGATCTTCACCAAGACCCACCGGTGCCTGGTCGACGACGAGGCGGCCCTCGAGATCAGCGAGGCGATCTGCGACGACCAGCCCGACGTGGAACCGCTGGCCGAGGACCTGTGGATGCCCGGTGCACCGCCCGGGTCGGTGTCGCTGGCCCTGGGCGCAGTGGCTGAGGCCTTCTCCCGTCCGGGGGATCTGGTGGACTCGCTGGTCCATGGCAACTCGGTGGTCGCCGAGGTGCGCACCACCGCCGAGGATGTACTGCGTCGGGTCGGCAGTATCGTCCAGCAACTCTCCGACTCGGCGCCGTCGAGTCCGCTCAACACCTCGACGACGTCGACGCGGATCTTCGCGGTCGCCTCGGTCCCGCGCCGCGGATGCGCCAAGATCGCAGACCGTTATGACTGCACCGTCAACGACGTCGAGTTGGCGATCATCTCCGGTGTGATGCGTCGGTGGATGCTGTCCTTCGACGAGTCGGTGAGCGCCGCCGACACGGTCCGCGTGGTGCTTCCGTTGTCGGCACGCGACCCCGGTGTGGAGCGGCGCCTCGACCTGGCTGCTCGCTGGATCGCCGTCGGCAAACCGAGTTTCGTGACCGATCTGCCGGTCGGCGAAGATAATCCGGCGGTGCGTCTGGCCCAGGTGGCGGGCCTGGCCAATCGGTATGCGCAGTCATCGCGGCGACTGTCGATGGGTCCGCAACCAATCCTGTCCGAACTGGGTGTGGTGCCGTTTCCGGAGCTGAGCTCGCGGGCTTTCCGCAGCCTCAACCGGCGCGCCTACAACGTCCCGATCGGGATGGGGACGTCGCCGGTCGCCGACAAGTTCGTCCGCGGGTGCCCGGTGTCGGAGATGTATGCGATCCCGACGCTGATGGCCCAGCGGGCGCTGGCCATCAGCATCACCGACTACCGCGACAACCTGCAGTTCGCCTTCATCGCCGATCGCGGTGTCATGAACGATCTACCGGCCATGACCGACTACGTGACCGAGGCCTACGAGGAACTGCTGGCCACCAAGTGA
- the secA gene encoding preprotein translocase subunit SecA codes for MLNKLLRVGEGRMVKRLDAIASHVEGLSDEVEALTDAELRAKTDEFKERITDGASLDELLPEAFAVAREAAWRVLEQKHFHVQIMGGAALHYGNIAEMKTGEGKTLTCVLPAYLNALSGDGVHVVTVNDYLAKRDSEWMGRVHRFLGLDTAVILTGMNSDQRRAAYAADITYGTNNEFGFDYLRDNMAHSLPDLVQRGHNYAIVDEVDSILVDEARTPLIISGPAEGSSKWYTEFARIAPLLEKDVHYEVDIKKKTIGVHEAGVEFVEDQLGIDNLYEAANSPLVSYLNNAIKVKELFHRDKDYIVRNGDVLIVDEFTGRVLEGRRFNEGLHQAIEAKERVEIKAENQTLATITLQNYFRMYDKLAGMTGTAETEAAEFDQIYKLGVLPIPTNKPMIRKDQVDLIYKTEEAKFDAVVDDITESHEKGQPVLIGTTSVERSEYLSRQLTKRGIPHNVLNAKFHEQEAQIIAEAGRTGAVTVATNMAGRGTDIVLGGNPDIIADTRLRKAGLDPVTTPDEYEAAWPEAIEVARAAAAEEAEAVRAAGGLYVLGTERHESRRIDNQLRGRSGRQGDPGESRFYLSLGDELMRRFNGAALESIMNRVNLPDDVPIEAKMVTKAIRSAQTQVEQQNFEVRKNVLKYDEVMNEQRKVIYSERRRILEGEDHREQVQTMVDDVVGAYVEGATAEGYAEDWDLDELWSALRTLYPIQLDPKEVVGENEFGERDDISAEELREILVGDAHAAYATREKEIESIAGEGAMRQLERTILLTVLDRKWQDHLYEMDYLREGIHLRSMAQRDPVVEYQREGFDMFTGMLEGLKEEALGFLYNVQVQTEQAAPRVATPGAQATLSSPEVADFAAQNGSAPAREAETDVQEAPAALRAVGVEQPEVPMTFSGPSEGGGTEIHSEDEELDDPALVSATRRERRAAARQSVKGSRPKPPKSKKKRR; via the coding sequence GTGCTGAACAAGCTGCTGCGCGTCGGTGAAGGCCGGATGGTCAAGCGTCTCGATGCGATCGCGTCGCACGTCGAGGGTCTCTCTGACGAGGTCGAGGCCTTGACCGATGCGGAACTGCGGGCCAAGACCGACGAGTTCAAGGAGCGCATCACCGACGGCGCCTCGCTCGACGAGTTGCTGCCCGAGGCGTTCGCGGTAGCGCGCGAGGCGGCCTGGCGGGTGCTCGAACAGAAGCACTTCCATGTGCAGATCATGGGCGGCGCGGCACTGCACTACGGCAACATCGCCGAGATGAAGACCGGCGAGGGCAAGACGCTGACCTGTGTGCTGCCCGCCTACCTCAATGCGTTGTCCGGCGACGGTGTGCACGTGGTCACCGTCAACGACTATCTCGCGAAACGTGACTCCGAGTGGATGGGGCGGGTGCACCGGTTCCTCGGCCTGGACACCGCGGTGATCCTGACCGGCATGAACTCCGATCAGCGTCGAGCGGCATACGCCGCCGACATCACTTACGGCACCAACAACGAGTTCGGCTTCGACTACCTGCGCGACAACATGGCGCACTCCTTGCCCGACCTGGTGCAGCGCGGCCACAACTACGCGATCGTCGACGAGGTCGACTCCATTCTGGTCGACGAGGCCCGCACGCCGCTGATCATCTCCGGGCCGGCCGAGGGGTCGAGCAAGTGGTACACGGAGTTCGCGCGGATCGCGCCGCTGCTCGAGAAGGACGTGCACTACGAGGTCGACATCAAGAAGAAGACCATCGGTGTACACGAGGCCGGCGTCGAGTTCGTCGAGGATCAGCTCGGCATCGACAACCTCTATGAGGCGGCCAACTCTCCGCTGGTCAGCTATCTGAACAACGCCATCAAGGTCAAGGAACTCTTCCACCGCGACAAGGACTACATCGTCCGCAACGGCGACGTCCTCATCGTCGACGAGTTCACCGGCCGTGTCCTCGAGGGACGGCGATTCAACGAGGGACTGCATCAGGCCATCGAGGCCAAGGAACGCGTCGAGATCAAGGCCGAGAACCAGACGCTGGCCACGATCACCCTGCAGAACTACTTCCGCATGTACGACAAGCTCGCCGGCATGACCGGTACCGCGGAGACCGAGGCCGCCGAATTCGATCAGATCTACAAGCTCGGTGTGCTCCCGATCCCCACGAACAAGCCGATGATCCGCAAGGATCAGGTCGATCTGATCTACAAGACCGAAGAGGCGAAGTTCGACGCCGTCGTCGACGACATCACCGAGAGCCACGAGAAGGGCCAGCCGGTCCTCATCGGTACCACCAGCGTGGAGCGGTCGGAATACCTGTCGCGTCAGCTCACCAAGCGCGGTATCCCGCACAACGTCCTCAACGCGAAATTCCACGAGCAAGAGGCCCAGATCATCGCGGAGGCCGGCCGCACCGGTGCGGTCACGGTGGCCACCAACATGGCCGGCCGCGGCACCGACATCGTGCTCGGTGGCAACCCGGACATCATCGCCGACACCCGGCTGCGCAAAGCCGGGCTGGACCCGGTCACCACCCCGGACGAATACGAGGCGGCCTGGCCGGAGGCCATCGAGGTCGCCCGTGCGGCGGCAGCCGAGGAGGCCGAGGCGGTGCGCGCGGCCGGCGGGCTCTACGTGCTGGGCACCGAACGCCACGAGTCCCGACGTATCGACAACCAGCTCCGCGGCCGGTCCGGTCGTCAGGGCGATCCCGGCGAGTCGCGGTTCTACCTGTCGCTCGGCGACGAGCTGATGCGGCGCTTCAACGGCGCGGCGCTCGAGTCGATCATGAACCGCGTGAACCTGCCCGACGATGTGCCCATCGAGGCGAAGATGGTGACCAAGGCCATCCGCAGCGCACAGACCCAGGTCGAACAGCAGAACTTCGAGGTCCGCAAGAACGTTCTCAAGTACGACGAGGTCATGAACGAGCAGCGCAAGGTGATCTACTCCGAGCGCCGCCGCATCCTCGAGGGCGAAGATCACCGCGAGCAGGTACAGACGATGGTCGACGACGTGGTCGGGGCCTACGTGGAGGGTGCCACCGCCGAGGGGTACGCCGAGGACTGGGATCTCGACGAACTGTGGTCGGCGTTGCGCACGCTGTACCCGATTCAGCTCGACCCGAAAGAGGTCGTGGGCGAGAACGAGTTCGGTGAGCGCGACGACATCAGTGCCGAGGAGCTCAGGGAGATTCTCGTCGGTGACGCACATGCCGCCTACGCGACACGCGAGAAGGAGATCGAGTCCATCGCCGGCGAGGGTGCGATGCGGCAACTCGAGCGCACCATCCTGCTCACCGTGCTCGACCGGAAATGGCAGGATCATCTCTACGAGATGGACTACCTGCGGGAGGGTATCCACCTGCGGTCGATGGCCCAGCGCGATCCCGTGGTGGAATACCAGCGCGAGGGTTTCGACATGTTCACCGGCATGCTCGAGGGCCTCAAGGAGGAGGCGTTGGGCTTCCTCTACAACGTGCAGGTGCAGACCGAGCAGGCCGCGCCGCGAGTTGCGACGCCCGGTGCGCAGGCGACCCTGTCGTCGCCGGAGGTCGCCGACTTCGCCGCACAGAATGGCAGTGCGCCCGCCCGCGAGGCCGAGACCGACGTGCAGGAGGCGCCTGCGGCCCTGCGTGCGGTGGGGGTGGAACAGCCCGAGGTGCCGATGACCTTCTCCGGTCCGTCCGAGGGCGGCGGCACCGAGATCCACTCCGAAGACGAGGAACTCGACGATCCGGCGCTGGTGTCGGCGACCCGTCGCGAACGCCGCGCCGCCGCGCGGCAGAGCGTGAAGGGGTCCCGGCCGAAGCCGCCGAAGTCCAAGAAGAAGCGCCGCTGA
- a CDS encoding ComF family protein — MTRRRTALTARAAEVVRSGVDLMIPTHCGGCELPGIGWCPRCTAALADSPVRLEPRVEVGAGAWALGRYRGPHRSALIAVKEHGRRDLVGALGDALASGLLTLADWGEIPDHHTLTLIPAPTRASSARRRGGDPVTAIARATAARLGPRVQVADLLVTASRAADSAGLDARGRVANLTGAVRVRRRMRNRPCPDGTLVLVDDILTTGATAAESSRVLAAHGLHVAAVVVIAGA, encoded by the coding sequence ATGACCCGACGCCGCACCGCCCTCACCGCACGAGCGGCCGAGGTGGTGCGATCGGGGGTCGACCTGATGATCCCGACGCACTGCGGCGGCTGCGAGCTGCCGGGGATCGGGTGGTGCCCCCGCTGCACCGCGGCGCTGGCCGACTCCCCCGTGCGACTCGAGCCACGCGTGGAGGTCGGTGCGGGCGCATGGGCGCTCGGCCGCTATCGCGGGCCACATCGGAGTGCGCTGATCGCGGTCAAAGAACACGGCCGTCGCGATCTGGTCGGAGCCCTCGGTGACGCACTGGCGAGCGGGCTGTTGACGCTTGCGGACTGGGGCGAGATCCCCGACCACCACACCTTGACGCTGATCCCGGCACCGACCCGGGCCTCGTCGGCCCGACGTCGTGGCGGGGATCCGGTGACCGCCATCGCACGCGCCACCGCAGCTCGACTCGGCCCCCGGGTGCAGGTCGCCGATCTGCTCGTGACCGCATCGCGGGCGGCGGACTCGGCCGGCCTCGACGCACGCGGGCGGGTCGCCAACCTCACCGGTGCCGTCCGGGTGCGCCGGCGGATGCGCAATCGCCCGTGTCCGGACGGCACGCTGGTGCTGGTCGACGACATCCTCACCACCGGCGCGACCGCCGCCGAGTCGTCGCGGGTACTCGCCGCCCACGGCCTGCACGTGGCTGCGGTCGTCGTGATCGCCGGCGCCTGA